A genome region from Crossiella equi includes the following:
- a CDS encoding TetR/AcrR family transcriptional regulator, with protein MADTAIEVLAREGGRGLTHRAVDRAAEVPIGTTKNYFPTRDSLLAAAARRMAQEHGEAVQRLRDTTPAGVTPSQVSELYPALLHRALQGDRTQILAMFELYLEGVRRPEVRAALGDMVHANAAAIADVHRAAGLATTTKDAGLLDAYLLGVAISLLALPTETLRAVGMDDPYGLGLGLFAAVVPGLDQREGTEGDDLPRHA; from the coding sequence TTGGCCGACACGGCGATCGAGGTGCTCGCGCGCGAGGGTGGCCGAGGGCTGACCCACCGCGCGGTCGACCGTGCCGCCGAGGTGCCCATCGGCACCACCAAGAACTACTTCCCCACGCGGGACTCGCTGCTGGCCGCCGCCGCGCGCCGGATGGCGCAGGAGCACGGCGAGGCCGTGCAGCGGCTGCGCGACACCACCCCCGCCGGGGTCACGCCCAGCCAGGTCAGCGAGCTGTACCCGGCGCTGCTGCACCGCGCGCTGCAGGGCGACCGCACGCAGATCCTGGCCATGTTCGAGCTGTACCTGGAGGGCGTGCGGCGGCCCGAGGTGCGCGCGGCGCTCGGCGACATGGTGCACGCCAACGCCGCCGCGATCGCCGACGTGCACCGGGCGGCCGGGCTGGCCACCACGACCAAGGACGCCGGGCTGCTCGACGCCTACCTGCTCGGCGTGGCCATCTCGCTGCTCGCGCTGCCCACCGAGACGCTGCGCGCGGTCGGCATGGACGACCCGTACGGGCTCGGGCTTGGGCTGTTCGCGGCGGTGGTGCCCGGACTGGACCAGCGCGAGGGCACCGAGGGCGACGACCTGCCCCGCCACGCCTGA
- a CDS encoding sugar isomerase domain-containing protein: MGYAAAVHEHLRRVEEANAEAVATTVGLLLDVVRAGGLVHTAGAGHSLAAVAETFYRAGGLACVRPVYHPELLPMHGARASTVAERRSGLAAQTLGEKPFGPDDLLIVFSTSGVNPYPVELAKAAVAAGRPVVAVTSREASAAAPARSGTTLAAEATVVLDNLVRVGDASYPVAEPVTAPLSSLANGFLWNLLLVGLHEAATAAGVELPLWRSANTVGGDEANKDLMAHYQRLVPVLE, translated from the coding sequence ATGGGATACGCGGCAGCCGTGCACGAGCACCTCCGGCGGGTGGAGGAGGCCAACGCCGAGGCGGTGGCCACGACCGTCGGGCTGCTGCTGGACGTGGTGCGCGCGGGCGGGCTGGTCCACACCGCCGGGGCGGGGCACTCGCTGGCCGCGGTGGCCGAGACCTTCTACCGCGCGGGCGGCCTGGCCTGCGTCCGCCCGGTCTACCACCCCGAGCTGCTCCCGATGCACGGCGCGCGCGCCAGCACGGTGGCCGAGCGCCGTTCGGGCCTGGCCGCGCAGACCCTGGGCGAGAAGCCGTTCGGGCCGGACGACCTGCTGATCGTCTTCTCCACCTCCGGGGTCAACCCCTATCCGGTCGAGCTGGCCAAGGCCGCCGTCGCGGCCGGGCGGCCGGTGGTCGCGGTGACCTCCCGCGAGGCCAGTGCCGCCGCGCCCGCCCGCTCCGGGACCACGCTGGCCGCCGAGGCGACCGTCGTGCTGGACAACCTGGTGCGCGTGGGCGACGCGAGCTACCCGGTCGCCGAGCCGGTGACCGCGCCGCTGTCCTCGCTGGCCAACGGGTTCCTGTGGAACCTGCTGCTGGTGGGCCTGCACGAGGCGGCCACCGCCGCCGGGGTCGAGCTGCCGCTGTGGCGCAGCGCCAACACGGTGGGCGGCGACGAGGCGAACAAGGACCTCATGGCCCACTATCAGCGGCTCGTGCCCGTGCTGGAGTGA
- the hisG gene encoding ATP phosphoribosyltransferase, with translation MLRVAMPNKGTLSGFAAEMLAEAGYRGRHEQRDLTVLDPVNDVEFFFLRPKDIAIYVGSGELDLGITGRDLALDSGAPVTERLALGFGGSTFRYAGPAENDWQVKDLDGKRIATAYPRLVRSSLAEHGVSAEVIRLDGAVEISIQLGVADAVADVVGSGRTLRQHGLVAFGDPICVSEAVLVERTGSVETPEKAQLAARIQGVVFAQQYLMLDYDCPRSLLDDAVALTPGLESPTVAPLTDPNWVAVRAMVPRKEANLIMDRLAALGAKAILTSDIRSCRL, from the coding sequence ATGTTGCGTGTCGCGATGCCCAACAAGGGCACGCTGTCCGGATTCGCCGCCGAGATGCTGGCCGAGGCGGGCTACCGGGGCCGACATGAGCAGCGCGACCTCACCGTGCTGGACCCGGTCAACGACGTCGAGTTCTTCTTCCTGCGCCCCAAGGACATCGCCATCTACGTGGGCTCGGGCGAGCTGGACCTCGGCATCACCGGCCGGGACCTGGCCTTGGACTCCGGCGCGCCGGTCACCGAGCGGCTCGCGCTCGGCTTCGGCGGGTCCACCTTCCGCTACGCGGGCCCGGCCGAGAACGACTGGCAGGTCAAGGACCTCGACGGCAAGCGCATCGCCACCGCCTACCCGCGGCTGGTGCGCTCCAGCCTGGCCGAGCACGGGGTCAGCGCCGAGGTCATCCGCCTGGACGGCGCGGTGGAGATCAGCATCCAGCTGGGCGTGGCCGACGCGGTGGCCGACGTGGTCGGCTCCGGGCGCACGCTGCGCCAGCACGGGCTGGTGGCCTTCGGCGACCCGATCTGCGTGTCCGAGGCGGTGCTCGTGGAGCGCACCGGTTCGGTGGAGACACCGGAGAAGGCGCAGCTGGCCGCGCGCATCCAGGGCGTGGTCTTCGCCCAGCAGTACCTGATGCTGGACTACGACTGCCCGCGCAGCCTGCTCGACGACGCGGTGGCCCTCACCCCGGGCCTGGAGTCGCCGACGGTGGCGCCGCTGACCGACCCGAACTGGGTCGCGGTGCGGGCCATGGTGCCGCGCAAGGAAGCCAACCTGATCATGGACCGGCTCGCCGCGCTGGGCGCCAAGGCGATCCTGACCTCCGACATCCGGTCCTGCCGCCTCTGA
- a CDS encoding hydroxysqualene dehydroxylase yields the protein MGWTRRDFLSRTAALGAVTALPVPRGRSGPTVLVLGGGVGGLTAAHELAERGFAVTVLERKDLGGKSRSIPVPGSGAGGRPELPGEHGFRFFPGFYRNLPDTMRRIPFPGNSGGVHDNLVDASVFRLSRTGGRFDLFVPLKLPLPSLDPLLLLPALIALLDTTLRLPLWEVTHFANRLAVYLTSGDERRLGQWERTGWWDFIGAGTRSAEYQRVLGVGLTRLLVAVRAEEASTYTVGKILEAFLNTALGRGSDGVVDRVLNAPSNEAWIDPWVAHLRSLGVVFRSGTATRLAYGGGRVTGVTLADGSALSADFYVCAVPVERALPLWGPELLAADPRLAAVANLRSEWMNGVMFYLRRTLPLVHGHVSYVDTPWALTSVSQAQFWRPGAFGRYGDGTVRDCLSTIISSWDTPGVLHGKTARFCTPGELVEEIWAQLSASLEDTGERLLRREDLHSAFIDPAVTGLGSPGGARSDEPLLVNPVGSWQHRPDAATAVPNLALAGDYVRNDVNLATMEGANEAGRAAANAVLAASGSSAPPVRLFTLYKAPELAGLQAEDTRRYRAGLPNLFDTA from the coding sequence ATGGGATGGACGAGGCGGGACTTCCTCTCCCGGACGGCGGCGCTCGGCGCGGTGACGGCCCTGCCCGTGCCGCGGGGGCGGTCCGGGCCCACCGTGCTGGTGCTCGGCGGCGGGGTCGGCGGGCTGACCGCCGCGCACGAGCTGGCCGAGCGCGGGTTCGCGGTCACCGTGCTGGAGCGCAAGGACCTGGGCGGCAAGTCGCGCAGCATCCCGGTGCCGGGCAGCGGCGCGGGCGGGCGGCCGGAGCTGCCCGGTGAGCACGGGTTCCGGTTCTTCCCCGGCTTCTACCGCAACCTGCCGGACACCATGCGGCGCATCCCGTTCCCGGGCAACTCGGGCGGCGTGCACGACAACCTGGTGGACGCCTCGGTGTTCCGGCTCTCCCGCACCGGCGGGCGGTTCGACCTGTTCGTACCGCTGAAGCTGCCCCTGCCGAGCCTGGACCCGCTCCTGCTGCTGCCCGCGCTGATCGCGCTGCTGGACACCACGCTGCGGCTGCCGCTGTGGGAGGTCACGCACTTCGCCAACCGCCTCGCGGTCTACCTGACCAGCGGTGACGAGCGGCGGCTCGGGCAGTGGGAGCGCACCGGCTGGTGGGACTTCATCGGCGCGGGCACCCGCTCGGCGGAGTACCAGCGCGTGCTCGGGGTGGGCCTGACCCGGCTGCTGGTGGCCGTGCGCGCCGAGGAGGCCAGCACGTACACCGTCGGCAAGATCCTCGAGGCGTTCCTCAACACCGCGCTCGGGCGGGGCAGCGACGGTGTGGTGGACCGCGTGCTGAACGCACCCAGCAACGAGGCCTGGATCGACCCGTGGGTGGCGCACCTGCGCTCGCTCGGCGTGGTGTTCCGGTCCGGTACCGCGACCCGGCTGGCCTACGGTGGCGGACGGGTCACCGGGGTGACCCTGGCCGACGGTTCGGCGCTGAGCGCCGACTTCTACGTGTGCGCGGTGCCCGTCGAGCGCGCGCTGCCGCTGTGGGGGCCGGAGCTGCTGGCCGCCGACCCGAGGCTGGCGGCGGTGGCGAACCTGCGGTCGGAGTGGATGAACGGGGTGATGTTCTACCTGCGCCGCACGCTCCCGCTCGTGCACGGGCACGTGTCCTACGTGGACACCCCGTGGGCGCTGACCTCGGTCAGCCAGGCCCAGTTCTGGCGGCCCGGCGCGTTCGGGCGCTACGGGGACGGCACGGTCCGCGACTGCCTGTCCACGATCATCTCCTCCTGGGACACCCCGGGTGTGCTGCACGGCAAGACCGCCCGGTTCTGCACCCCGGGGGAGCTGGTGGAGGAGATCTGGGCGCAGCTGTCGGCCAGCCTGGAGGACACCGGCGAGCGGCTGCTGCGGCGCGAGGACCTGCACTCGGCGTTCATCGACCCGGCGGTTACCGGCCTCGGCTCGCCGGGCGGGGCGCGCAGCGACGAGCCGCTGCTGGTCAACCCGGTCGGCTCCTGGCAGCACCGCCCGGACGCCGCCACCGCCGTCCCCAACCTCGCCCTGGCCGGGGACTACGTGCGCAACGACGTCAACCTGGCCACCATGGAGGGCGCCAACGAGGCCGGGCGGGCCGCCGCGAACGCCGTGCTGGCCGCCTCCGGCTCCTCGGCTCCGCCGGTGCGACTGTTCACTTTGTACAAAGCTCCCGAGCTCGCGGGCCTCCAGGCGGAGGACACACGGCGATACCGGGCCGGACTGCCGAATCTTTTCGACACCGCTTGA
- a CDS encoding DeoR/GlpR family DNA-binding transcription regulator translates to MCSYEHVESAERQELILGALRERSRVSVGELAGLTGCSEMTIRRDLDVLEREGLLRRVRGAAVSMLAGEETPFGVRVRRHVEAKRRIGAEVASLLDDGESVVLDSGTTALEVARAATARRLTVLPLSLHIATALDGADDVHLVVPGGDVRKPEQAFIGPLTEYALDRMRFDTLVLGCCGVSAPDGVTAFDLAESQVKRAALRASARVVAAVDSSKLGRRAFARVCALTALDVLVTDTDAPAAEVDRLTEAGVEVRLV, encoded by the coding sequence ATGTGTTCGTATGAACACGTGGAAAGTGCGGAACGCCAGGAGCTGATCCTGGGGGCTCTCCGGGAGCGCTCCCGGGTGAGCGTAGGCGAACTTGCCGGGCTCACGGGTTGCTCGGAGATGACGATCCGGCGCGACCTGGACGTGCTGGAGCGCGAGGGGCTGCTGCGGCGCGTGCGCGGGGCGGCGGTCAGCATGCTCGCGGGGGAGGAGACGCCCTTCGGCGTGCGGGTCCGGCGGCACGTCGAGGCCAAGCGGCGGATCGGCGCCGAGGTGGCCTCGCTGCTGGACGACGGGGAGTCCGTCGTGCTGGACAGCGGGACCACCGCGCTGGAGGTGGCCCGGGCGGCCACCGCGCGCAGGCTGACCGTGCTGCCGCTGTCGCTGCACATCGCGACGGCCCTGGACGGCGCCGACGACGTGCACCTGGTCGTGCCCGGCGGGGACGTGCGCAAGCCCGAGCAGGCCTTCATCGGGCCGCTCACCGAGTACGCGCTGGACCGGATGCGGTTCGACACGCTCGTGCTCGGCTGCTGCGGGGTCAGCGCCCCGGACGGGGTCACCGCCTTCGACCTGGCCGAGTCACAGGTCAAGCGCGCCGCGCTGCGGGCCTCGGCCCGGGTGGTGGCCGCCGTGGACAGCTCGAAACTGGGGCGGCGCGCCTTCGCGCGCGTGTGTGCGCTGACCGCGCTGGACGTGCTGGTCACCGACACCGACGCCCCCGCCGCCGAAGTCGACCGGCTCACCGAGGCCGGAGTGGAGGTCCGCCTTGTCTGA
- a CDS encoding N-acetylmuramoyl-L-alanine amidase yields MIPSPHHSGRGGARVRLIVVHTAEGARTVESLGRFFQGKTQASSHVGIDDNRIEQYVPYDRAAWTLRSGNPISDNAELCGFAKWTRAEWLRHPRMLEQTAQWIAQRCRARGIPLRKLTPAQVAKGESGVIGHHEWTVGKKDGSHWDPGPQFPWDLVMAKAGGQSGEDELPTPNEVAAATLDMPLGPGADPHSLSAFVVSNRENAAKLDELLTLLRPGIEGVRHAGQLAALIAQAAESGEALPEVADLSDEDLEFLAKAAATELARRKG; encoded by the coding sequence ATGATTCCTTCACCGCACCACAGCGGGCGCGGGGGCGCCCGGGTCCGGTTGATCGTCGTGCACACGGCAGAGGGTGCGCGCACCGTCGAGTCGCTGGGCCGTTTCTTCCAGGGGAAAACCCAGGCCTCCAGTCATGTCGGAATCGACGACAACCGCATCGAGCAGTACGTGCCGTACGACCGCGCGGCCTGGACATTGCGTTCGGGCAACCCGATCAGCGACAACGCGGAGCTGTGCGGGTTCGCGAAATGGACGCGCGCGGAATGGCTCCGGCATCCCCGGATGCTGGAGCAGACCGCCCAGTGGATCGCGCAACGGTGCCGCGCGCGGGGAATCCCGCTGCGCAAACTGACACCGGCGCAGGTGGCCAAGGGCGAGTCGGGGGTGATCGGCCACCACGAGTGGACGGTCGGGAAGAAGGACGGGTCCCACTGGGATCCGGGACCGCAGTTCCCCTGGGACTTGGTGATGGCCAAGGCCGGGGGCCAGTCAGGGGAGGACGAATTGCCCACGCCGAACGAGGTCGCCGCCGCCACTCTGGACATGCCGCTGGGCCCGGGTGCGGACCCGCATTCCCTGTCCGCGTTCGTGGTCAGCAACCGCGAGAACGCCGCCAAGCTCGACGAGCTGCTGACCCTGCTGCGCCCGGGCATCGAGGGCGTGCGGCACGCGGGTCAGCTCGCCGCCCTGATCGCCCAGGCGGCGGAGAGTGGTGAGGCCCTGCCCGAGGTCGCGGACCTGTCCGACGAGGACCTGGAGTTCCTGGCCAAGGCGGCCGCGACCGAGCTCGCCCGCCGCAAGGGCTGA
- a CDS encoding MFS transporter, with product MSDTAVLAPARTSRLITSVVFTLHALVFATWTPYIPLVKARLGLSDGQLGIALLGGPVGALLAILTTGALVAWLGSRRVMVVTAVGYGLTAGLLGFADSLTTLFLALALWGAFQGSLDVAMNAQSVLVERTYGRSVLSSFHAFWSAGAAAGGALGGLAISFGLGLSTQMWLVGALIAVFVPVAARLLLTGDRVVAEQEKAEKAPLPFRDGKLLALGGLMLAAVLCEGAAAEWSALYLKENLGTSPSFAGFAFSVFALMMFLGRAMGDRWVTRFGGRAVVGVLASVAVVVFSGALLIGEPWAALLGFATLGLGIACAVPVVFSSAAALPGRNAASAIAAVSAAAWPGFLLGPPMIGGLAQAFTLPVALFVLPVLCAVVVLGARVVLRGKQV from the coding sequence TTGTCTGACACCGCCGTGCTGGCCCCCGCCCGCACGTCCCGGCTGATCACCTCCGTGGTGTTCACCTTGCACGCCTTGGTCTTCGCCACCTGGACGCCCTACATCCCCCTGGTCAAGGCCCGCCTCGGGCTCAGCGACGGGCAGCTGGGCATCGCGCTGCTCGGCGGGCCGGTGGGCGCGCTGCTGGCCATCCTCACCACCGGGGCCCTGGTCGCCTGGCTCGGCAGCCGGCGGGTCATGGTCGTCACCGCCGTCGGCTACGGCCTCACCGCCGGGCTGCTCGGGTTCGCCGACTCGCTGACCACCCTGTTCCTCGCCCTGGCCCTGTGGGGTGCCTTCCAGGGGTCCCTGGACGTGGCGATGAACGCGCAGTCCGTGCTCGTCGAGCGGACCTACGGGCGGTCGGTGCTGTCCAGCTTCCACGCGTTCTGGAGCGCCGGGGCCGCGGCCGGGGGCGCGCTCGGGGGGCTGGCCATCTCCTTCGGGCTCGGGCTCAGCACCCAGATGTGGCTGGTGGGCGCGCTCATCGCGGTGTTCGTCCCGGTCGCCGCCCGCCTGCTGCTGACCGGGGACCGGGTGGTGGCCGAGCAGGAGAAGGCGGAGAAGGCGCCACTGCCCTTCCGCGACGGCAAGCTGCTTGCCCTGGGCGGGCTGATGCTCGCGGCCGTGCTGTGCGAGGGCGCCGCGGCCGAGTGGTCGGCGCTCTATCTCAAGGAGAACCTGGGCACCTCGCCCTCCTTCGCCGGGTTCGCCTTCAGCGTGTTCGCGCTGATGATGTTCCTCGGCCGGGCCATGGGCGACCGCTGGGTCACCCGCTTCGGCGGCCGTGCCGTGGTCGGGGTGCTGGCCTCGGTGGCGGTCGTTGTGTTCAGCGGCGCGCTGCTCATCGGCGAGCCGTGGGCCGCGCTGCTGGGCTTCGCCACGCTCGGCCTCGGCATCGCCTGCGCGGTGCCGGTGGTGTTCAGCAGTGCCGCCGCGCTGCCGGGGCGCAACGCCGCCTCCGCGATCGCCGCGGTCTCGGCCGCGGCCTGGCCCGGGTTCCTGCTCGGGCCGCCCATGATCGGCGGCCTGGCGCAGGCGTTCACGCTGCCGGTGGCGTTGTTCGTGCTGCCGGTGCTGTGCGCGGTGGTGGTGCTGGGCGCACGTGTGGTCCTGCGGGGCAAGCAGGTCTAG
- a CDS encoding penicillin-binding transpeptidase domain-containing protein has protein sequence MLSGGAAALAVAVGAGVVALWPEAEKPPTPPAGTAGRAPTTAVTAAKGFLTAFADNDPAAAAGFTDRRAEAEPVLRAQRQPAEVGNRPDKVVLRRDNTPEPPAGATEHVVGFGLRWEFGQGAVWEYEHKLTLRRTGGQWAVVWAPETIHPQFTAGRTLRLTRGSQDAEILGADGKPLPEGNFSPAVLPAVRRALAGGLKGEASWKLVMADAAGAEVATVAGRQGKAGENARLTLSPAVQSSAQKAVDSVQLPASLVAIRANGEILAVAQNAAADATPGGLPALSGRYAPGSTFKIATASAVLQAGRADANTVLPCPGQTTVKQRQVRNDDRFDLGEVPLHRAFARSCNTTFAQLGAELPASALTDAARQLGIGVDFDIQGLTTNTGKVPEPRSAAAQVEASFGQGEVLVSPFGLAVAAATVAGGGRMPTPFLVRGSKTGVTGKAGTIPPAVAGQLRSMMREVVTGGTAHGLPGATSGKTGTAQFGDGSSAHGWFAGFRGDVGFAVFVENAGSSRPAVDVTGRFLRGFQP, from the coding sequence GTGCTGTCCGGGGGTGCGGCGGCCCTGGCGGTGGCCGTCGGGGCCGGGGTGGTTGCGCTCTGGCCTGAGGCCGAGAAGCCGCCCACACCGCCCGCGGGCACCGCGGGCCGGGCGCCCACCACCGCCGTCACGGCGGCCAAGGGCTTCCTGACCGCCTTCGCCGACAACGACCCCGCGGCCGCCGCGGGCTTCACCGACCGGCGGGCCGAGGCCGAACCGGTGCTGCGCGCGCAACGCCAGCCCGCCGAGGTCGGCAACCGCCCGGACAAGGTGGTGCTGCGGCGCGACAACACCCCCGAGCCCCCGGCCGGGGCCACCGAGCACGTGGTCGGCTTCGGCCTGCGCTGGGAGTTCGGGCAGGGCGCGGTCTGGGAGTACGAGCACAAGCTCACCCTGCGCAGGACCGGCGGCCAGTGGGCGGTGGTCTGGGCGCCGGAGACGATCCATCCGCAGTTCACCGCGGGCCGCACCCTGCGCCTGACCCGGGGCTCGCAGGACGCGGAGATCCTCGGCGCGGACGGCAAACCTCTGCCGGAGGGCAACTTCTCCCCCGCCGTGCTGCCCGCGGTGCGCCGCGCGCTGGCAGGCGGGCTCAAGGGCGAGGCGTCCTGGAAGCTGGTCATGGCCGACGCCGCCGGCGCCGAGGTGGCCACGGTCGCGGGCCGGCAGGGCAAGGCGGGCGAGAACGCCCGGCTGACCCTGAGCCCGGCCGTGCAGTCCTCGGCGCAGAAGGCCGTGGACTCGGTGCAGCTGCCCGCCTCCCTGGTCGCGATCCGCGCCAACGGCGAGATCCTCGCGGTGGCCCAGAACGCGGCCGCGGACGCGACCCCGGGCGGGCTGCCCGCACTGTCCGGCCGGTACGCGCCCGGTTCCACGTTCAAGATCGCCACCGCCAGCGCGGTGCTGCAGGCGGGCAGGGCGGACGCCAACACCGTGCTGCCCTGCCCCGGCCAGACCACGGTCAAGCAGCGCCAGGTGCGCAACGACGACCGGTTTGACCTGGGCGAGGTGCCACTGCACCGGGCCTTCGCCCGCTCGTGCAACACCACCTTCGCCCAGCTCGGTGCCGAGCTGCCCGCCAGCGCCCTGACCGACGCCGCCCGCCAGCTGGGCATCGGCGTGGACTTCGACATCCAGGGCCTGACCACGAACACGGGCAAGGTCCCGGAACCGAGGTCGGCCGCGGCCCAGGTGGAGGCGAGCTTCGGTCAGGGCGAGGTGCTGGTCAGCCCGTTCGGCCTCGCCGTGGCGGCTGCCACGGTGGCGGGCGGCGGGCGGATGCCGACACCGTTCCTGGTGCGCGGCAGCAAGACCGGAGTGACCGGCAAGGCGGGCACCATCCCGCCCGCGGTCGCCGGTCAGCTCCGCTCGATGATGCGCGAGGTGGTCACCGGGGGCACCGCGCACGGCCTGCCCGGTGCCACCTCGGGCAAGACCGGTACCGCGCAGTTCGGCGACGGCAGCTCCGCCCACGGCTGGTTCGCCGGGTTCCGGGGCGACGTCGGCTTCGCGGTCTTCGTCGAGAACGCGGGCAGTTCCAGGCCCGCAGTGGACGTGACCGGGCGTTTCCTGCGCGGTTTCCAGCCCTAG
- a CDS encoding phosphoribosyl-ATP diphosphatase, translated as MKTFDQLFAELTERAKTRPEGSGTVEALDAGVHAQGKKVLEEAGEVWLAAEHESDEELAEEISQLLYRLQVLMIGRGLTLDDVYRYL; from the coding sequence GTGAAGACGTTCGACCAGCTGTTCGCCGAGCTCACCGAGCGGGCCAAGACCCGCCCCGAGGGCTCCGGCACCGTCGAGGCACTCGACGCCGGGGTGCACGCCCAGGGCAAGAAGGTCCTGGAGGAGGCCGGTGAGGTGTGGCTGGCCGCCGAGCACGAGTCGGACGAGGAGCTGGCGGAGGAGATCTCCCAGCTGCTCTACCGCCTCCAGGTGCTCATGATCGGCCGCGGCCTCACCCTGGACGACGTCTACCGATATCTGTAA
- a CDS encoding APC family permease, with the protein MSSPLARRLGTTDAVVIGLAAMVGAGVFSVLGPASAAAGPALLPALALAAVIAYCNADSTMHCALAHPESGGAYLYGRRQLGPLWGNLAGWCFLLGKTASCAAMALTAGRYLWPEHARPVAVAAVLAVTALNYFGVQRSARVARVVVAVVLTGLLALAVLALSTGDPRPERLVPQGFSGVLEAAALLFFAFAGYARIATLGEEVADPRRTLTRAVPLALGIALAVYALLAVAALATVGAAGLAASPAPLRAVLATTPLAGAGWVVGVLGAVAALGALLALVLGVSRTALAMARDGNLPRTLAAVHPRHRVPHHAELAVGLVAATAAAFLDLDGAIGLSSFGVLLYYAVANASAWTLGRRLVPAVGLSGCLLLAAVLLLR; encoded by the coding sequence GTGAGCTCTCCCTTGGCCCGGCGGCTCGGTACCACCGACGCGGTGGTGATCGGGCTGGCCGCGATGGTCGGTGCCGGTGTGTTCAGCGTGCTCGGCCCGGCCTCGGCCGCCGCGGGCCCCGCGCTGCTGCCCGCCCTGGCACTGGCCGCGGTGATCGCCTACTGCAACGCCGACTCCACGATGCACTGCGCGCTGGCCCACCCGGAGTCCGGCGGCGCCTACCTGTACGGGCGCAGGCAGCTCGGTCCGCTGTGGGGCAACCTCGCGGGCTGGTGCTTCCTGCTCGGCAAGACCGCCAGCTGCGCGGCGATGGCGCTGACCGCGGGCCGGTACCTGTGGCCGGAGCACGCCCGGCCGGTCGCGGTGGCGGCCGTGCTCGCGGTGACCGCGCTGAACTACTTCGGTGTGCAGCGCAGCGCGCGGGTGGCCCGGGTGGTGGTCGCGGTGGTGCTCACCGGCCTGCTCGCGCTGGCCGTGCTGGCCCTCAGCACCGGTGACCCGCGGCCGGAACGCCTGGTGCCGCAGGGGTTCTCCGGGGTCCTGGAGGCCGCGGCGCTGCTGTTCTTCGCCTTCGCCGGGTACGCGCGCATCGCCACGCTCGGCGAGGAGGTGGCCGACCCCCGGCGCACCCTCACCCGCGCGGTCCCGCTCGCCCTGGGCATCGCGCTGGCCGTCTACGCGCTGCTGGCCGTGGCCGCGCTGGCCACGGTCGGCGCGGCCGGGCTCGCCGCCTCCCCGGCCCCGCTGCGCGCGGTCCTGGCCACCACGCCCCTGGCCGGGGCGGGCTGGGTGGTCGGGGTGCTCGGCGCGGTCGCCGCCCTGGGCGCGCTGCTGGCCCTGGTGCTCGGGGTCTCCCGCACCGCGCTGGCCATGGCCCGGGACGGCAACCTGCCCAGGACGCTGGCCGCCGTGCACCCGCGCCACCGGGTGCCGCACCACGCCGAGCTGGCCGTGGGCCTGGTCGCCGCCACCGCCGCGGCCTTCCTGGACCTGGACGGCGCGATCGGCCTGTCCTCCTTCGGCGTGCTGCTGTACTACGCGGTGGCCAACGCCTCGGCCTGGACGCTGGGCCGCCGCCTGGTCCCCGCCGTCGGGCTGTCCGGCTGCCTGCTGCTGGCGGCGGTGCTGCTCCTGCGGTGA